The genomic window CAGATGGACTCGATGATGGCGACGCCGCCGACGAGGAAGCCTATCTGCGTCCCGATGACCGTGATGACGGGGATGAAGGCGTTCTTCAAGGCGTGGCGGACGATAACGGTCCGCTCGCGGAGGCCCTTAGCCCATGCCGTGCGCACGTAATCCTGGCGCAGCACCTCCAGCATGGAGGAGCGGAGCATGCGCATGGTGATGGCGGAGAGGCGGAAGCCGAGGATCAACGCCGGGGTAATCATCATCTGAAGATTCGTCAGCGGGTCGTCAAAGAAGCTGACGTAAGTAAGGGGCGGCGTCCAGCTGAACCACACGGCGCCGAAGAGGATGACCATGGTGCCGATGATGAAATCCGGCACAGAGAGGCCCGCGATGGCGAAGAGCCTCCCGATGTAGTCTCCCGGTGTGTCTTGCCGGATGGCCGACCAGATGCCGATGGGCAGGGCGATGAGGATGGAGATGAGCATCGCCATGATGGCAAGTTCCAGGCTGATGGGGATGGCCCGCTTGATAGTCTGGGAGACCGGCGGCCCGCCCTGGCTGAGCGAGTGGCCGAAATCGCCGACGAAAACGCCGGATATCCAATCGCCGTACTGCACCAAGAATGGCCGGTCAAGGCCAAGCTCTTTGCGGATCGCGTCCAGCTGCTCCTCGCTCACGGCCGCGTTCGATTCCGCTGCCGCCT from Chloroflexota bacterium includes these protein-coding regions:
- a CDS encoding ABC transporter permease, which encodes MRRYAIRRLLIAIPVLFLVTIVAASLVRLAPGDAVVQAAAESNAAVSEEQLDAIRKELGLDRPFLVQYGDWISGVFVGDFGHSLSQGGPPVSQTIKRAIPISLELAIMAMLISILIALPIGIWSAIRQDTPGDYIGRLFAIAGLSVPDFIIGTMVILFGAVWFSWTPPLTYVSFFDDPLTNLQMMITPALILGFRLSAITMRMLRSSMLEVLRQDYVRTAWAKGLRERTVIVRHALKNAFIPVITVIGTQIGFLVGGVAIIESICNLPGIGRTMITAIRQRDIPVIQTILFFFAGAIVFINLLVDLSYAWLDPRIRYE